One segment of Macrotis lagotis isolate mMagLag1 chromosome 1, bilby.v1.9.chrom.fasta, whole genome shotgun sequence DNA contains the following:
- the ZBTB48 gene encoding zinc finger and BTB domain-containing protein 48 isoform X1, producing the protein MMDGSFVQHSVRVLQELNKQREKGQYCDATLDVGGLVFKAHWSVLACCSHFFQSLNGDGAVGSISLPAGFAEIFGLLLDFFYTGHLALTAGNLDKVLLAARELRVPEVVELCQSFRAQDLVGQELASLEASIPEDVNGHLKQPPDSEEEEVAGALYTDMSAQQPGSPQSPLGAKPSPPRQSPSSPHRRPQQALKPSTPSSPGDKEPQDYKDPQRPLKAGGVLLQAGSNEWEVVVHVEDDADGEDISETETVQTTRKSDIAPKPGALEPALSLGPPVAEPPGNRKGTAVPVECPTCHKKFLSKYYLKVHNRKHTGEKPFECPKCGKCYFRKENLLEHEARNCLNRSEQVFTCSVCQETFRRRMELRVHMVSHTGEMPYKCSSCSQQFMQKKDLQSHMIKLHGAPKPHACPTCAKCFLSRTELQLHEAFKHRGEKLFVCEECGHRASSRNGLQMHIKAKHRNERPYVCEFCSHAFTQKANLNMHLRTHTGEKPFQCHLCGKTFRTQASLDKHHRTHTGERPFSCEFCEQRFTEKGPLLRHVASRHQEGRPHFCQICGKTFKAVEQLRVHVRRHKGVRKFECTECGYKFTRQAHLRRHMEIHDRVENYNPRQRKLRNLIIEDEKMVVVALQPPPELEMGSAEVIVESLTQGALAAQLPGQRLCTEENFSSTDVIEQSLIITATIPEDCDS; encoded by the exons ATGATGGACGGCTCTTTTGTCCAGCACAGCGTGCGGGTGCTGCAGGAGCTCAACAAGCAGCGGGAGAAGGGGCAGTACTGCGACGCCACCCTGGACGTGGGCGGCCTGGTGTTTAAGGCCCACTGGAGCGTCCTGGCCTGCTGCAGCCACTTCTTTCAGAGCCTCAACGGGGACGGCGCGGTGGGCAGCATCAGCCTCCCCGCAGGCTTTGCTGAGATTTTCGGCCTCCTGCTGGACTTCTTCTACACCGGTCACCTGGCCCTCACTGCGGGAAACCTGGATAAGGTGCTCCTGGCCGCCAGGGAGCTGCGGGTCCCCGAGGTGGTGGAGCTCTGCCAAAGCTTCAGGGCTCAGGACTTGGTGGGGCAGGAGTTGGCCAGCCTAGAGGCATCCATCCCTGAGGATGTGAACGGTCACCTCAAACAGCCACCTGACTCTGAAGAGGAAGAAGTGGCCGGGGCTTTGTACACAGACATGAGTGCTCAGCAGCCCGGCTCCCCCCAGAGTCCTCTGGGGGCCAAGCCTAGTCCCCCTAGACAGAGCCCATCCTCTCCCCACCGGAGACCCCAGCAAGCTCTGAAGCCCAGCACCCCAAGCAGTCCTGGGGACAAGGAGCCTCAAGACTATAAAGATCCCCAGAGACCCTTGAAGGCAGGAGGGGTCCTGCTGCAGGCTGGTAGTAATGAG TGGGAAGTGGTGGTCCACGTGGAGGATGATGCTGATGGAGAGGACATTTCTGAAACAGAGACTGTGCAGACCACAAGGAAGTCAGACATAGCCCCAAAGCCTGGTGCTCTGGAGCCGGCCCTGAGCCTGGGGCCCCCAGTCGCCGAGCCCCCCGGGAACAGAAAAGGTACAGCTGTGCCGGTTGAATGCCCCACATGTCATAAAAAGTTCCTCAGCAAATATTATCTAAAAGTCCACAACAg GAAacacactggagagaagccttttGAATGCCCCAAATGTGGGAAATGCTACTTTAGGAAAGAGAACCTCCTGGAGCACGAAGCACGAAATTGCCTGAACCGGTCAGAGCAG GTATTTACTTGTTCGGTGTGCCAGGAGACTTTCCGGCGGAGGATGGAACTGCGTGTTCACATGGTTTCCCACACTGGGGAAATGCCCTACAAG TGCTCGTCCTGCTCACAGCAGTTCATGCAGAAGAAGGACTTGCAGAGCCACATGATCAAACTGCATGGAGCCCCCAAGCCACACGCG TGCCCCACCTGCGCCAAATGCTTCCTGTCTCGAACAGAGCTGCAGTTACATGAAGCCTTCAAGCACCGAGGAGAGAAGCTCTTCGTGTGTGAGGAGTGCGGGCACCGCGCCTCCAGCCGCAATGGCCTCCAGATGCACATTAAGGCAAAGCACAG GAACGAGCGCCCATACGTCTGTGAATTCTGCAGCCACGCTTTCACGCAGAAGGCCAATCTGAACATGCACTTGCGCACACACACCGGGGAAAAGCCCTTCCAGTGTCACCTTTGTGGCAAAACCTTCCGCACTCAAG CCAGTCTGGACAAACACCACCGGACACACACGGGCGAGCGGCCCTTCAGCTGTGAGTTCTGTGAGCAGCGCTTCACGGAGAAGGGGCCGCTGCTGAGACACGTGGCCAGCCGCCACCAGGAAGGCCGGCCCCACTTCTGCCAGATCTGTGGGAAAACCTTCAAAG CTGTGGAACAGCTGCGAGTACACGTGCGGAGACACAAGGGCGTGAGGAAGTTCGAATGCACCGAGTGTGGCTACAAATTCACACGCCAG GCACACCTCCGCCGGCACATGGAGATCCATGACCGAGTAGAGAATTACAATCCCCGTCAGAGGAAGCTGCGGAACCTGATCATTGAGGATGAGAAGATGGTTGTGGTGGCCCTGCAGCCCCCCCCGGAGCTGGAGATGGGCTCTGCCGAGGTGATTGTGGAGTCCCTGACACAAGGTGCACTGGCTGCCCAGCTCCCGGGCCAGAGACTTTGCACAGAGGAGAATTTTTCTAGCACAGATGTCATTGAGCAATCACTCATTATCACTGCCACCATCCCAGAAGACTGTGACTCATAG
- the ZBTB48 gene encoding zinc finger and BTB domain-containing protein 48 isoform X2, producing the protein MMDGSFVQHSVRVLQELNKQREKGQYCDATLDVGGLVFKAHWSVLACCSHFFQSLNGDGAVGSISLPAGFAEIFGLLLDFFYTGHLALTAGNLDKWEVVVHVEDDADGEDISETETVQTTRKSDIAPKPGALEPALSLGPPVAEPPGNRKGTAVPVECPTCHKKFLSKYYLKVHNRKHTGEKPFECPKCGKCYFRKENLLEHEARNCLNRSEQVFTCSVCQETFRRRMELRVHMVSHTGEMPYKCSSCSQQFMQKKDLQSHMIKLHGAPKPHACPTCAKCFLSRTELQLHEAFKHRGEKLFVCEECGHRASSRNGLQMHIKAKHRNERPYVCEFCSHAFTQKANLNMHLRTHTGEKPFQCHLCGKTFRTQASLDKHHRTHTGERPFSCEFCEQRFTEKGPLLRHVASRHQEGRPHFCQICGKTFKAVEQLRVHVRRHKGVRKFECTECGYKFTRQAHLRRHMEIHDRVENYNPRQRKLRNLIIEDEKMVVVALQPPPELEMGSAEVIVESLTQGALAAQLPGQRLCTEENFSSTDVIEQSLIITATIPEDCDS; encoded by the exons ATGATGGACGGCTCTTTTGTCCAGCACAGCGTGCGGGTGCTGCAGGAGCTCAACAAGCAGCGGGAGAAGGGGCAGTACTGCGACGCCACCCTGGACGTGGGCGGCCTGGTGTTTAAGGCCCACTGGAGCGTCCTGGCCTGCTGCAGCCACTTCTTTCAGAGCCTCAACGGGGACGGCGCGGTGGGCAGCATCAGCCTCCCCGCAGGCTTTGCTGAGATTTTCGGCCTCCTGCTGGACTTCTTCTACACCGGTCACCTGGCCCTCACTGCGGGAAACCTGGATAAG TGGGAAGTGGTGGTCCACGTGGAGGATGATGCTGATGGAGAGGACATTTCTGAAACAGAGACTGTGCAGACCACAAGGAAGTCAGACATAGCCCCAAAGCCTGGTGCTCTGGAGCCGGCCCTGAGCCTGGGGCCCCCAGTCGCCGAGCCCCCCGGGAACAGAAAAGGTACAGCTGTGCCGGTTGAATGCCCCACATGTCATAAAAAGTTCCTCAGCAAATATTATCTAAAAGTCCACAACAg GAAacacactggagagaagccttttGAATGCCCCAAATGTGGGAAATGCTACTTTAGGAAAGAGAACCTCCTGGAGCACGAAGCACGAAATTGCCTGAACCGGTCAGAGCAG GTATTTACTTGTTCGGTGTGCCAGGAGACTTTCCGGCGGAGGATGGAACTGCGTGTTCACATGGTTTCCCACACTGGGGAAATGCCCTACAAG TGCTCGTCCTGCTCACAGCAGTTCATGCAGAAGAAGGACTTGCAGAGCCACATGATCAAACTGCATGGAGCCCCCAAGCCACACGCG TGCCCCACCTGCGCCAAATGCTTCCTGTCTCGAACAGAGCTGCAGTTACATGAAGCCTTCAAGCACCGAGGAGAGAAGCTCTTCGTGTGTGAGGAGTGCGGGCACCGCGCCTCCAGCCGCAATGGCCTCCAGATGCACATTAAGGCAAAGCACAG GAACGAGCGCCCATACGTCTGTGAATTCTGCAGCCACGCTTTCACGCAGAAGGCCAATCTGAACATGCACTTGCGCACACACACCGGGGAAAAGCCCTTCCAGTGTCACCTTTGTGGCAAAACCTTCCGCACTCAAG CCAGTCTGGACAAACACCACCGGACACACACGGGCGAGCGGCCCTTCAGCTGTGAGTTCTGTGAGCAGCGCTTCACGGAGAAGGGGCCGCTGCTGAGACACGTGGCCAGCCGCCACCAGGAAGGCCGGCCCCACTTCTGCCAGATCTGTGGGAAAACCTTCAAAG CTGTGGAACAGCTGCGAGTACACGTGCGGAGACACAAGGGCGTGAGGAAGTTCGAATGCACCGAGTGTGGCTACAAATTCACACGCCAG GCACACCTCCGCCGGCACATGGAGATCCATGACCGAGTAGAGAATTACAATCCCCGTCAGAGGAAGCTGCGGAACCTGATCATTGAGGATGAGAAGATGGTTGTGGTGGCCCTGCAGCCCCCCCCGGAGCTGGAGATGGGCTCTGCCGAGGTGATTGTGGAGTCCCTGACACAAGGTGCACTGGCTGCCCAGCTCCCGGGCCAGAGACTTTGCACAGAGGAGAATTTTTCTAGCACAGATGTCATTGAGCAATCACTCATTATCACTGCCACCATCCCAGAAGACTGTGACTCATAG
- the TAS1R1 gene encoding taste receptor type 1 member 1 isoform X1: MFSIKAPIYYLPLFISCLFTCHEMETPSDFKMPGDHIIAGLFPIHAVYREVPLIPEVTLCDSPDTINGHGYHLFQAMRFAIEEINNSSSLLPNITLGYELYDVCSKSANVYATLSILSQSRSNHIRIPENLFSYHPKAVAVIGPDSSELASITASLLSTFLIPQISYGASSMVFSEKWKYPSFLRTIPSDEHQAQTIVKLLKKFRWSWISVIGSDNDYGLQGVQMMEELTMEEEICIAYKDFVPTSAQVDDSKMKNMMLSLMKFYTQVVVVFSTKRLAHIFFKAVVLRNVTDKVWLATEDWSISSYITKVPGISRIGTVIGVAIQQREILGIKEFEEAYTQARGTSKPSIDPSQDADNQICNQHLSFPIDINAELSPFSMNSAYNVYTAVYAVAHGLHQLLGCHSRVCNTSRVYPWQLLEEIKKVNFMLHGNPVSFNEHGDPVSSYDIITWDWNGPNWTYKIIGASTWYPVHLEVDETKICWHKEKNQVPPSVCSKECLAGEARRIVGLHHCCFDCVLCAAGTFLNSSDQYTCQPCQKEEWSPEGSQTCFNRTIEFLAWHHPVSLVLIGANTLILLLLAGVASLFAWHLDTPVVRSAGGKMCFLMLGSLAGASCSPYCFFGEPTPLTCLLRQSLFALGFAIFLSCLTVRSFQLIFIFKLSAKMPTLYHSWMQNHGPRTFVVMSSTIQLLICILWLAGWTPLPTKEYNRFPELVVLVCSKSSSPGYMLSVLYTWLLSISCFACSYVGKDLPENYNEAKCITFSLLLYFISWIGLATSSSIYYGKYLPAIHALVIMSSLSGVFSGYFLPKCYVILCRPDLNTTEYFQASIQDYTQRCSSP; the protein is encoded by the exons CCCCGATACCATCAATGGCCATGGCTACCACCTCTTTCAGGCCATGAGGTTTGCCATAGAAGAGATTAATAACTCCAGCTCTCTACTTCCCAATATCACTCTGGGCTATGAACTCTACGATGTATGTTCAAAGTCTGCAAATGTGTACGCCACCCTGAGTATTCTCTCCCAGTCCAGAAGCAATCACATCAGGATTCCTGAAAACCTCTTCAGCTATCACCCCAAGGCAGTGGCAGTGATTGGACCAGATAGCTCTGAGCTGGCCTCCATAACTGCATCCCTACTGAGCACATTCTTGATCCCCCAG ATCAGCTATGGGGCGAGCAGCATGGTGTTCAGTGAGAAGTGGAAATACCCCTCATTCCTGCGCACTATCCCAAGTGATGAACACCAGGCTCAGACGATTGTGAAGCTGCTGAAGAAGTTCCGGTGGTCTTGGATCTCAGTGATTGGTAGTGATAATGACTATGGCTTGCAGGGGGTGCAGATGATGGAAGAATTGACCATGGAAGAGGAAATCTGCATTGCCTATAAAGATTTTGTGCCCACTTCAGCCCAAGTTGATGACAGCAAGATGAAGAATATGATGTTGTCCCTCATGAAGTTTTATACTCAGGTAGTGGTCGTCTTCAGCACCAAAAGGCTGGCCCACATCTTCTTTAAGGCGGTGGTGCTGAGGAATGTGACTGACAAAGTGTGGCTAGCCACAGAAGACTGGTCCATCTCCAGTTACATCACAAAGGTGCCTGGCATTTCAAGGATTGGGACAGTGATTGGGGTAGCTATCCAGCAGAGAGAGATCCTTGGAATAAAGGAGTTTGAAGAAGCCTACACCCAGGCTAGGGGGACCTCAAAGCCATCAATCGACCCTTCCCAGGATGCAGACAATCAGATCTGCAATCAGCATCTGTCTTTTCCAATAGATATCAATGCTGAGCTGAGTCCATTTTCCATGAATTCTGCTTACAATGTGTATACTGCTGTGTATGCTGTGGCACACGGGTTACACCAGCTCCTGGGATGCCACTCAAGAGTCTGCAACACAAGCAGGGTCTATCCTTGGCAG CTGCTGGAGGAGATCAAGAAGGTGAATTTCATGCTGCATGGAAACCCCGTGTCCTTTAATGAACATGGCGATCCGGTCAGTAGCTATGATATTATTACATGGGACTGGAACGGCCCTAACTGGACCTACAAAATCATTGGAGCTTCTACATGGTATCCAGTTCACTTGGAAGTAGATGAGACTAAAATCTGCtggcacaaagaaaaaaatcag GTGCCTCCTTCAGTGTGCTCCAAGGAGTGTCTAGCAGGAGAGGCCCGGAGGATAGTGGGGCTGCACCACTGCTGCTTTGACTGTGTTCTCTGTGCAGCTGGGACCTTCCTCAACAGCAGCG aCCAGTACACTTGCCAGCCATGTCAGAAAGAAGAGTGGTCCCCAGAGGGCAGCCAGACCTGCTTCAACCGTACCATCGAGTTCCTCGCTTGGCACCATCCAGTCTCCTTGGTGCTCATAGGGGCTAACACACTGATACTTCTCCTGTTGGCAGGGGTGGCCAGCCTGTTTGCCTGGCACCTGGACACCCCTGTGGTGAGGTCAGCTGGGGGCAAGATGTGCTTCCTCATGTTAGGCTCACTAGCAGGTGCTAGCTGCAGCCCCTACTGTTTCTTTGGGGAACCAACACCACTCACATGCCTGCTGCGCCAGTCTCTCTTTGCCCTGGGCTTTGCCATTTTCCTATCTTGCTTAACTGTCCGTTCCTTCCAGCTGATCTTCATCTTCAAGTTGTCGGCCAAGATGCCCACTCTTTACCATTCCTGGATGCAGAACCACGGGCCCAGGACCTTTGTGGTGATGAGTTCGACTATCCAGCTTCTCATATGTATCCTGTGGCTGGCGGGTTGGACTCCCCTGCCCACCAAGGAATACAATCGATTCCCAGAGCTGGTAGTTCTGGTGTGTTCCAAGAGTAGCTCTCCAGGTTACATGCTGAGCGTTCTCTATACCTGGCTACTCTCAATCAGCTGTTTTGCCTGTAGCTATGTGGGCAAGGACCTGCCAGAGAACTACAACGAGGCCAAATGCATCACCTTCAGCCtactcctttactttatttcctggATTGGCCTTGCCACCAGTTCCAGTATCTACTATGGCAAATACTTACCAGCCATCCATGCACTGGTCATCATGAGTAGCCTCAGTGGTGTTTTCAGTGGGTATTTTCTCCCCAAGTGCTATGTCATCCTCTGCCGCCCAGACCTCAACACCACTGAGTATTTCCAGGCCTCTATCCAAGACTACACACAGCGCTGCAGCTCCCCCTGA
- the TAS1R1 gene encoding taste receptor type 1 member 1 isoform X2: protein MPGDHIIAGLFPIHAVYREVPLIPEVTLCDSPDTINGHGYHLFQAMRFAIEEINNSSSLLPNITLGYELYDVCSKSANVYATLSILSQSRSNHIRIPENLFSYHPKAVAVIGPDSSELASITASLLSTFLIPQISYGASSMVFSEKWKYPSFLRTIPSDEHQAQTIVKLLKKFRWSWISVIGSDNDYGLQGVQMMEELTMEEEICIAYKDFVPTSAQVDDSKMKNMMLSLMKFYTQVVVVFSTKRLAHIFFKAVVLRNVTDKVWLATEDWSISSYITKVPGISRIGTVIGVAIQQREILGIKEFEEAYTQARGTSKPSIDPSQDADNQICNQHLSFPIDINAELSPFSMNSAYNVYTAVYAVAHGLHQLLGCHSRVCNTSRVYPWQLLEEIKKVNFMLHGNPVSFNEHGDPVSSYDIITWDWNGPNWTYKIIGASTWYPVHLEVDETKICWHKEKNQVPPSVCSKECLAGEARRIVGLHHCCFDCVLCAAGTFLNSSDQYTCQPCQKEEWSPEGSQTCFNRTIEFLAWHHPVSLVLIGANTLILLLLAGVASLFAWHLDTPVVRSAGGKMCFLMLGSLAGASCSPYCFFGEPTPLTCLLRQSLFALGFAIFLSCLTVRSFQLIFIFKLSAKMPTLYHSWMQNHGPRTFVVMSSTIQLLICILWLAGWTPLPTKEYNRFPELVVLVCSKSSSPGYMLSVLYTWLLSISCFACSYVGKDLPENYNEAKCITFSLLLYFISWIGLATSSSIYYGKYLPAIHALVIMSSLSGVFSGYFLPKCYVILCRPDLNTTEYFQASIQDYTQRCSSP from the exons CCCCGATACCATCAATGGCCATGGCTACCACCTCTTTCAGGCCATGAGGTTTGCCATAGAAGAGATTAATAACTCCAGCTCTCTACTTCCCAATATCACTCTGGGCTATGAACTCTACGATGTATGTTCAAAGTCTGCAAATGTGTACGCCACCCTGAGTATTCTCTCCCAGTCCAGAAGCAATCACATCAGGATTCCTGAAAACCTCTTCAGCTATCACCCCAAGGCAGTGGCAGTGATTGGACCAGATAGCTCTGAGCTGGCCTCCATAACTGCATCCCTACTGAGCACATTCTTGATCCCCCAG ATCAGCTATGGGGCGAGCAGCATGGTGTTCAGTGAGAAGTGGAAATACCCCTCATTCCTGCGCACTATCCCAAGTGATGAACACCAGGCTCAGACGATTGTGAAGCTGCTGAAGAAGTTCCGGTGGTCTTGGATCTCAGTGATTGGTAGTGATAATGACTATGGCTTGCAGGGGGTGCAGATGATGGAAGAATTGACCATGGAAGAGGAAATCTGCATTGCCTATAAAGATTTTGTGCCCACTTCAGCCCAAGTTGATGACAGCAAGATGAAGAATATGATGTTGTCCCTCATGAAGTTTTATACTCAGGTAGTGGTCGTCTTCAGCACCAAAAGGCTGGCCCACATCTTCTTTAAGGCGGTGGTGCTGAGGAATGTGACTGACAAAGTGTGGCTAGCCACAGAAGACTGGTCCATCTCCAGTTACATCACAAAGGTGCCTGGCATTTCAAGGATTGGGACAGTGATTGGGGTAGCTATCCAGCAGAGAGAGATCCTTGGAATAAAGGAGTTTGAAGAAGCCTACACCCAGGCTAGGGGGACCTCAAAGCCATCAATCGACCCTTCCCAGGATGCAGACAATCAGATCTGCAATCAGCATCTGTCTTTTCCAATAGATATCAATGCTGAGCTGAGTCCATTTTCCATGAATTCTGCTTACAATGTGTATACTGCTGTGTATGCTGTGGCACACGGGTTACACCAGCTCCTGGGATGCCACTCAAGAGTCTGCAACACAAGCAGGGTCTATCCTTGGCAG CTGCTGGAGGAGATCAAGAAGGTGAATTTCATGCTGCATGGAAACCCCGTGTCCTTTAATGAACATGGCGATCCGGTCAGTAGCTATGATATTATTACATGGGACTGGAACGGCCCTAACTGGACCTACAAAATCATTGGAGCTTCTACATGGTATCCAGTTCACTTGGAAGTAGATGAGACTAAAATCTGCtggcacaaagaaaaaaatcag GTGCCTCCTTCAGTGTGCTCCAAGGAGTGTCTAGCAGGAGAGGCCCGGAGGATAGTGGGGCTGCACCACTGCTGCTTTGACTGTGTTCTCTGTGCAGCTGGGACCTTCCTCAACAGCAGCG aCCAGTACACTTGCCAGCCATGTCAGAAAGAAGAGTGGTCCCCAGAGGGCAGCCAGACCTGCTTCAACCGTACCATCGAGTTCCTCGCTTGGCACCATCCAGTCTCCTTGGTGCTCATAGGGGCTAACACACTGATACTTCTCCTGTTGGCAGGGGTGGCCAGCCTGTTTGCCTGGCACCTGGACACCCCTGTGGTGAGGTCAGCTGGGGGCAAGATGTGCTTCCTCATGTTAGGCTCACTAGCAGGTGCTAGCTGCAGCCCCTACTGTTTCTTTGGGGAACCAACACCACTCACATGCCTGCTGCGCCAGTCTCTCTTTGCCCTGGGCTTTGCCATTTTCCTATCTTGCTTAACTGTCCGTTCCTTCCAGCTGATCTTCATCTTCAAGTTGTCGGCCAAGATGCCCACTCTTTACCATTCCTGGATGCAGAACCACGGGCCCAGGACCTTTGTGGTGATGAGTTCGACTATCCAGCTTCTCATATGTATCCTGTGGCTGGCGGGTTGGACTCCCCTGCCCACCAAGGAATACAATCGATTCCCAGAGCTGGTAGTTCTGGTGTGTTCCAAGAGTAGCTCTCCAGGTTACATGCTGAGCGTTCTCTATACCTGGCTACTCTCAATCAGCTGTTTTGCCTGTAGCTATGTGGGCAAGGACCTGCCAGAGAACTACAACGAGGCCAAATGCATCACCTTCAGCCtactcctttactttatttcctggATTGGCCTTGCCACCAGTTCCAGTATCTACTATGGCAAATACTTACCAGCCATCCATGCACTGGTCATCATGAGTAGCCTCAGTGGTGTTTTCAGTGGGTATTTTCTCCCCAAGTGCTATGTCATCCTCTGCCGCCCAGACCTCAACACCACTGAGTATTTCCAGGCCTCTATCCAAGACTACACACAGCGCTGCAGCTCCCCCTGA
- the TAS1R1 gene encoding taste receptor type 1 member 1 isoform X3 has product MTSLLLWSCLSHSPDTINGHGYHLFQAMRFAIEEINNSSSLLPNITLGYELYDVCSKSANVYATLSILSQSRSNHIRIPENLFSYHPKAVAVIGPDSSELASITASLLSTFLIPQISYGASSMVFSEKWKYPSFLRTIPSDEHQAQTIVKLLKKFRWSWISVIGSDNDYGLQGVQMMEELTMEEEICIAYKDFVPTSAQVDDSKMKNMMLSLMKFYTQVVVVFSTKRLAHIFFKAVVLRNVTDKVWLATEDWSISSYITKVPGISRIGTVIGVAIQQREILGIKEFEEAYTQARGTSKPSIDPSQDADNQICNQHLSFPIDINAELSPFSMNSAYNVYTAVYAVAHGLHQLLGCHSRVCNTSRVYPWQLLEEIKKVNFMLHGNPVSFNEHGDPVSSYDIITWDWNGPNWTYKIIGASTWYPVHLEVDETKICWHKEKNQVPPSVCSKECLAGEARRIVGLHHCCFDCVLCAAGTFLNSSDQYTCQPCQKEEWSPEGSQTCFNRTIEFLAWHHPVSLVLIGANTLILLLLAGVASLFAWHLDTPVVRSAGGKMCFLMLGSLAGASCSPYCFFGEPTPLTCLLRQSLFALGFAIFLSCLTVRSFQLIFIFKLSAKMPTLYHSWMQNHGPRTFVVMSSTIQLLICILWLAGWTPLPTKEYNRFPELVVLVCSKSSSPGYMLSVLYTWLLSISCFACSYVGKDLPENYNEAKCITFSLLLYFISWIGLATSSSIYYGKYLPAIHALVIMSSLSGVFSGYFLPKCYVILCRPDLNTTEYFQASIQDYTQRCSSP; this is encoded by the exons ATGACATCTTTACTTCTCTGGTCCTGTCTTTCCCACAGCCCCGATACCATCAATGGCCATGGCTACCACCTCTTTCAGGCCATGAGGTTTGCCATAGAAGAGATTAATAACTCCAGCTCTCTACTTCCCAATATCACTCTGGGCTATGAACTCTACGATGTATGTTCAAAGTCTGCAAATGTGTACGCCACCCTGAGTATTCTCTCCCAGTCCAGAAGCAATCACATCAGGATTCCTGAAAACCTCTTCAGCTATCACCCCAAGGCAGTGGCAGTGATTGGACCAGATAGCTCTGAGCTGGCCTCCATAACTGCATCCCTACTGAGCACATTCTTGATCCCCCAG ATCAGCTATGGGGCGAGCAGCATGGTGTTCAGTGAGAAGTGGAAATACCCCTCATTCCTGCGCACTATCCCAAGTGATGAACACCAGGCTCAGACGATTGTGAAGCTGCTGAAGAAGTTCCGGTGGTCTTGGATCTCAGTGATTGGTAGTGATAATGACTATGGCTTGCAGGGGGTGCAGATGATGGAAGAATTGACCATGGAAGAGGAAATCTGCATTGCCTATAAAGATTTTGTGCCCACTTCAGCCCAAGTTGATGACAGCAAGATGAAGAATATGATGTTGTCCCTCATGAAGTTTTATACTCAGGTAGTGGTCGTCTTCAGCACCAAAAGGCTGGCCCACATCTTCTTTAAGGCGGTGGTGCTGAGGAATGTGACTGACAAAGTGTGGCTAGCCACAGAAGACTGGTCCATCTCCAGTTACATCACAAAGGTGCCTGGCATTTCAAGGATTGGGACAGTGATTGGGGTAGCTATCCAGCAGAGAGAGATCCTTGGAATAAAGGAGTTTGAAGAAGCCTACACCCAGGCTAGGGGGACCTCAAAGCCATCAATCGACCCTTCCCAGGATGCAGACAATCAGATCTGCAATCAGCATCTGTCTTTTCCAATAGATATCAATGCTGAGCTGAGTCCATTTTCCATGAATTCTGCTTACAATGTGTATACTGCTGTGTATGCTGTGGCACACGGGTTACACCAGCTCCTGGGATGCCACTCAAGAGTCTGCAACACAAGCAGGGTCTATCCTTGGCAG CTGCTGGAGGAGATCAAGAAGGTGAATTTCATGCTGCATGGAAACCCCGTGTCCTTTAATGAACATGGCGATCCGGTCAGTAGCTATGATATTATTACATGGGACTGGAACGGCCCTAACTGGACCTACAAAATCATTGGAGCTTCTACATGGTATCCAGTTCACTTGGAAGTAGATGAGACTAAAATCTGCtggcacaaagaaaaaaatcag GTGCCTCCTTCAGTGTGCTCCAAGGAGTGTCTAGCAGGAGAGGCCCGGAGGATAGTGGGGCTGCACCACTGCTGCTTTGACTGTGTTCTCTGTGCAGCTGGGACCTTCCTCAACAGCAGCG aCCAGTACACTTGCCAGCCATGTCAGAAAGAAGAGTGGTCCCCAGAGGGCAGCCAGACCTGCTTCAACCGTACCATCGAGTTCCTCGCTTGGCACCATCCAGTCTCCTTGGTGCTCATAGGGGCTAACACACTGATACTTCTCCTGTTGGCAGGGGTGGCCAGCCTGTTTGCCTGGCACCTGGACACCCCTGTGGTGAGGTCAGCTGGGGGCAAGATGTGCTTCCTCATGTTAGGCTCACTAGCAGGTGCTAGCTGCAGCCCCTACTGTTTCTTTGGGGAACCAACACCACTCACATGCCTGCTGCGCCAGTCTCTCTTTGCCCTGGGCTTTGCCATTTTCCTATCTTGCTTAACTGTCCGTTCCTTCCAGCTGATCTTCATCTTCAAGTTGTCGGCCAAGATGCCCACTCTTTACCATTCCTGGATGCAGAACCACGGGCCCAGGACCTTTGTGGTGATGAGTTCGACTATCCAGCTTCTCATATGTATCCTGTGGCTGGCGGGTTGGACTCCCCTGCCCACCAAGGAATACAATCGATTCCCAGAGCTGGTAGTTCTGGTGTGTTCCAAGAGTAGCTCTCCAGGTTACATGCTGAGCGTTCTCTATACCTGGCTACTCTCAATCAGCTGTTTTGCCTGTAGCTATGTGGGCAAGGACCTGCCAGAGAACTACAACGAGGCCAAATGCATCACCTTCAGCCtactcctttactttatttcctggATTGGCCTTGCCACCAGTTCCAGTATCTACTATGGCAAATACTTACCAGCCATCCATGCACTGGTCATCATGAGTAGCCTCAGTGGTGTTTTCAGTGGGTATTTTCTCCCCAAGTGCTATGTCATCCTCTGCCGCCCAGACCTCAACACCACTGAGTATTTCCAGGCCTCTATCCAAGACTACACACAGCGCTGCAGCTCCCCCTGA